ACTAGCACCAAAAACGCTAAAGTTTCCCATTCGAACAGGTCTGGCTTAGTCATCGTTTGTGAGCCCGAAGCCATCATACTTAAAATATCGGTCAGCGCATGAATCACGATGGGTACCAGTAAGCTACCCGAATATAAATAACTAACTGCTAAAAAGCAGCCTAATGCCGCCGCAAAAATCATTTGTTCCAGCGTTGCTGAAAGGGCCTGACCACTTAATATATTCGTCAAATGCCAGGCGCCAAACAAACCACTGCTCAAAAAGATGGCCCATTCTAGCTGATGTTTTCGCGCTTTAAATGCCCGTAATAATAAAGCTAACACGGCAAAACGGTAAAGCCATTCTTCAGCAATGCCAGGTTCCAAACCACCTAAAAACAACTGCCATGAAACTGACTTCATGTGAAAATCAAAAGTGGTAAACGCGGTTGCCCACGAACTACCCACCCCATAGGCATTCCAGATAACAAAAAAGCCAGCCAAAATGCCAATGAAAGCTAACTGCCCCCAGTTCACCCGGGGTTGTAACCGCCACGTTGGCCAGTTAAATTGCCACGACCGCATTAAAACCCCAACGGTCACCACAAACCCTAAAGCCCCTAAGATGCCACTATTCCCCACTAGCTTAAACACTGCGGGCGCAGTTAATCCCGGTAATTCTAGCATCGTCATCTGCGCACTCAAAACACCAGAAAAAATAACCGAAATCAACATTAAAATCCGCCCTAACACGGATTCAATCGGCCGAGTGACCACGTACGCGACCGGCACAAACAACACCATCAGCAACGCGAACCCCACCGCTACTAATCCTTGTTGATCTAAAAACGATACTTTGCTTAACATCAGTATTAAATTCGCCACTAACAGCGGTAAGCTCAAAAATTGCACAATCGTTTGAAAATAGTGATTGAAGCGGCGAAAACGACGCCAATGCGTTGCTAACGGCTGGGTCTCAAAAGTTGGCAAAACGGCGCCCAATACTAACATGATAAGTAACATCCCACCCACATCAAAAGAATTCCCACCGACCATAAATAAATTCACAAATACTGCCCCAACTAATCCAATCAATTGCCACAGATACCAGCGGCGTAATGACCGTTCCACATATGGTGTCATAAAAAAAGAATCCCCCAATCTCGTAATGAATTAATCATACCAGACTGAGCGATTCGAAAGTTCATATTTTGTTTATTATTCGGTTAGGCCAACCTAATCTTAGTACAGATCACTCACTTGACCTTGGATAGCTTCATGATTAAGGTATTCATCATACGTGGTATCACCGCGGTCAACTACCCCTTTAGCACTCACTTCCACAATATGGTCCGCAATCGTTTGAATAAATTCGTGGTCATGCGAGGTAAAAATCAACGCGCCAGTAAACTCAATCAAACTGTCATTTAATGCCGTGATTGATTCCAAGTCCAAATGGTTTGTAGGATCGTCTAACAATAAGACATTCGCGCGGCTAAGCATCATCTTAGATAACATTCCCCGGACTTTTTCGCCCCCAGATAACACATTCACTTTACGTTGCACGTCTTCACCAGAGAAGAGCATCTTCCCTAAGAATCCCCGCAAGAATGTGTCATCACTCTCTTCTTTAGGCGCATATTGTCGTAACCAATCAATAATCATCAAATCTGAATTGGTAAATTCATCATTGATATCACGAGGTAAATACGTCCGTGAAGTCGTTTGCCCCCAAGTTACAGTCCCAGCATCGGGGGTCATGGCGCCGCCGATAATTTGCATTAACGTCGTCGTTGCCACATCACTGCGGCTAATTAAAGCCGTCTTTTCATTGGGCCGCAACGTGAAACTGATATTATCAAGAATCTTAACGCCGTCGATTGTTTTCGAGACATTTTCAACTTTCAACAAATCATTCCCAATCTCACGTTCTGGGGTAAATTTGATGAAGGGGTATTTACGTGATGATGGCTTAATATCATCTAACGTAATCTTTTCCAATTGCTTCTTCCGTGAAGTTGCTTGCTTAGATTTCGAGGCATTCGCACTAAACCGCGCCACGAATTCTTGTAATTCTTTAATCTGGTCCGCCTTTTTGGCATTAGCATTCGCTTGTAACTTGGAAGCCAATTGACTAGATTCCATCCAAAAGTCATAGTTTCCCATGAATAACGTAATTTTACCAAAATCAACGTCACACATATGGGTACAAACTTGATTCAAGAAATGGCGGTCATGAGAAACGACAATGACGGTCTTGTTATAATCGGCTAAAAAGTTTTCTAACCAACTGATTGACTGCACATCTAACCCATTGGTCGGTTCATCCAATAACAGAACATCCGGATTGCCGAATAAGGCTTGGCCTAAGAGGACTTTCACCTTTTGTGGTTCCGTTAATTCACTCATCTTCAAGTGTTGCATTGCTTCATCAATGCCTAAGTCTTGTAGCATCTGGTCAGCTTCGGATTCAGCATTCCAGCCGTCCATTTCAGCAAATTCACCTTCAAGTTCAGCAGCTCGTAAGCCATCCGCATCCGTAAAATCAGCTTTGGCATAGAGTGCATCTTTTTCAACCATGATTTGATATAACTTTTCGTGCCCGCGAATCACCGTTGCCAAGACTTCTTCATCATCAAAAGCAAAGTGATTTTGGTTTAAGCTCGACATCCGTTCGTTAGGTCCCATCGAAACGGTCCCACTACTTGGTTGTAACTTACCTTCCAAAATCTTTAAGAATGTTGATTTACCAGCACCATTAGCGCCAATAACCCCATAACAGTTCCCAGGGGTGAATTTTAGATTAACATCATCATAAAGTTTACGCGTTGAAAATTGCATGCTCACATTGTTTACGGTTAACATTAAAATACCTCTCTTTTTTGACTGTTGGCAGTCCTACCAACGAATTGATGCCCAGCGCCAAGGGCTACCTTGGCCGCCATTGACCTATTTTAACGAACTAATTTCAAACATCCAGTACAACAATATAAAAGAGGTCAGGACTTAAATCCCAGCCTCCAGTCGTTGCCATCTAGTTGAAGTGTAGCATGTTAACCGCCCTTTTGGCAATCAAAAGGCGAGTACTTTTCTGAAAATTAGTCATCATTTTCGTAAAATCTCATTTTCAATATAAGTTAAAACGCCATCTTCGGTATTACCGGTCGTAATTGCATCCCCTTTAAGTTGCAGTTCGACCGGGGCATTGCCCATCACGACACCGGTATGCACATATTGCAACATCTCTAAATCATTCGTACCATCACCAAACGCCACCATCTCAGCCGGCGCAATACCTAACTGTTCACCTAATAACCGTAAGGCCCATCCTTTATGTAATCCGGGCTGAATTAAATCCAAACTCCCTTGCCCACCGGAAGCGGGGACTGCCAGACCGGACAATTTTGGCGTCAACTCATACACTAACTGGTCGGTTCGCTGTGGGGGACAAATTATATCGAACTTAACGACCGGATCAGTGACCGTCCGCAAATCAGCTACCCGCTCTAAGTCAACATAATATGCGGCCATTGCCGCCACAAAATCAACATCAGCATTTTTTAGCACGTGGACGGTGCGAGTCCCACATAACGCCAGCTGGACTTCCGGATAAGCCGCCAACACTTGTAGAATTTGCTGCGTGACAGCTGGACTAAAAGTCGCCGCAGTTAACCCCGCTTGCGATTGCATGAGTTCGGCGCCATTACCACCAATCAGCCAAAGGGCCGGATAGTCTTCAAAAAAAGTCGCCAGTTCGACTGCTTGGTGACCACTCGCAATCACGAACTGAATACCTTGCTGTTGTAAGGCGGCATAGTCACGCGCAAAGCGTGGCCGATTATAATCACCCTGATTATTCAGAAACGTCCCATCCATATCCGTTGCAATTAATTTTACTGTCATCTCGTCGCATCCATTCGTTACGATTTATCGCCTCAGTTACCCTCACAGCGTACAGTTATTCCGGATACAGTGCAACCCTTTTCAGCCATGATGTTGTATTCGCTTCCATTAGCGGCCCAAAAAGCTTGGGTTTTCGCCCAAGCTCAAGATCAACTTCCTTGACTGTCGTCGCTAAAAAGCGCCACCGCCAGAACCGCCACCGAAACCACCGGAGCTACCGCCGGAGAAGCCGCCAGAGCCACCACTAGGGGAGCTTGCGTTGCTCGACGCATCTAAAGCACTTGAGAAGCTAGCGCCTAAAGTTCCAGATAAATCAAAATCGAAACCGTCCCCAACAAAGAAGAGTGGGTAATAGCCCCCTAATCCAGTTGCCAATGCTGGTGTGCCAAAGTCTAATTCCAACTTAGCAGCGACTTGCTTTGCCAAGCCAAAGGCCGCAGCATACGGCAAAATCTGTTCCCATAAGATGAGATCACCAATATCGGCCGTGTTAAAATGACCGATATCTTTTAACATTTGTCGAAAACCAGTGATTTGATTGACTAATTCTAAGCCAGTATCCGTATTAATAATAATTTTTCGGTAATTAACAATCGCCACAAGCCAACTGCCTAACGTCACTACTGCGGTCACAAGGCCAGTTAATCCCATCACTTGTGGGCTAATCAACCAGCCAGCTCCGGTAGTCACGACGCTTAAAATCGTGACTACCGTGGCAAAGCCTAACCAACGATGCCGTAATGCATAATTAGGCGCATCTTGGTACACCGCAACTTGCGTATCAATTGTCTGTTGCCATTGACTGAACCATCGGCTAAGACGTCCTTTTTTATCCCGTTTACCAAAAGCTTTCAGTTGCGCCAAATCAAACGTTTCGGCCGGCGCCAATTGATCAAAACAGTGGGCTAAAAACGAATTAGTTATCGGTCGTAAACGCGTCAGCTGCACTTGCGGTTGGCGTTTACCGGGTAACGTTGTGAGCTTGATTTCTTTAGCTGCAGCCGCTTGTAAAATTTCGGCTGACAACGCATCCGTATTCGGTGATGCCGTTCGCCATAATGACTGCGCCACAGCTGGTGGAACGGCCGGTACATCGAAAGCATGTGGGATTGGCACTGGCCGGACATGTGGTGTCGCCCGATGACGCCAGAACCACCAACTATAACCACCAATCGTGACTACTAAGACCCCGATGGCTAGCCCGTATAGCCCCCAGTAAAGTCGCTGTTGGCGTTGTCGCTTGGCATTGGCTGCCTGTGCCAACTGTGCTTCTTGTTTTTGGACCGCTGCTAACCGTTTTTTCGTACTTGTCCGCTGATTAGTTGGCGTCACACTAGTTGGAAAGACCAGATGAGTCTCCACAAACGTGTTCGCCGGATTATACGCTAAGGTGATCAAGACTCGCCCATCAGCCTGATTAACAACCGTCTTACCGCTGAGCGGTCCATGCGTCCACCCTTGCAACGCAGTGACTGACTTGGCTGGTAACTGAATGGTTAGCCGGACTTGCCGCAACGGTTCATCCCAACCAGTACCGATAATCTTCCAGTTTAGTTCGGCGGTATCTTGATAGTTCGTCACAACACCTAATAAACGGTACCGATAAACCACTCGCAACTGATCATCGGCTTTAACGGTTCGATACAATTTCACCCGCAATTGTTGGTTAGTTTGGGTTAATTGATACGTATTATCCGCGCCAGTCTGCGCGGCTTGTACCGTTTGCGTCATCCTACCATTAAGTTGCGTCGTCACTCCTTGAAACTGGGCACCTTGAATCCCACGTAAATCCTGCACATTAAAGACCCCATGATAATCATCGTCGAAATCATAAGTCATCGCTTGTGTCACTTCCGCGCTACCATCTTTTTGAATGTCCACCTGCGTGTCATAATGACTGATCCGATAGTCGGCCAGTGCATGGATGGGTTGCCAATTCAACGTCATGATGCCGACCATTAACCCAGCTAAAAGCCCCCACCAAAGCATTGTCTGTCGTCGCATAAGCTGCCCCTCGTTTCCCAAATTTAGCTCAATTTTACCACATTGCCTTGGACTGCCCTAACCTTATGATAAGTGTTGCTCACGGTCGGTTAAAAATTGCGTTAAGGCCTGATCAATATCAATCCCAGAACGGTCAGCTAGCACCACTAGCCACCAAATACTTTCGGCCAATTTACTGGCTAAATCAGCGCTAGCCGGTGTTTCTGGCCAGCTGTTCGTCTGATTCATCACTTGCCGGCCAACTAAGCCCGCATCCGTCAAAAAGGCCAACGCATCTTGTTCTAAGGTCCACGGGTGACCGTCCTGCTGCTGTTCTAATTGATGATAGGCGGCGCGAATTCGGTGACTCCGTTGTGCTAAAGCTTCAATATCCATTAGTTAATCCCAACTTTCTGATTTTCATCCCTCAAGCATACCATATTACGTGGTTCGATTAGGCTAAGCCTTACCATAGGCAAGCAACTGTCAAATGTTGTAGCATAGAGAAGTGTGACCGATTACGTCGCCGAAAGGAAGTTCCGACTACATGTCAAAAACAACTATTCCAACTCATATTAAAGTTCGGGGCGCCCATGTTAATAACCTAAAAAATTTGGACGTCGATATCCCCTTAAATGCCTTCGTTGCCATCACCGGCCGCAGTGGTTCC
This genomic window from Lactobacillus sp. CBA3606 contains:
- a CDS encoding Cof-type HAD-IIB family hydrolase; translated protein: MTVKLIATDMDGTFLNNQGDYNRPRFARDYAALQQQGIQFVIASGHQAVELATFFEDYPALWLIGGNGAELMQSQAGLTAATFSPAVTQQILQVLAAYPEVQLALCGTRTVHVLKNADVDFVAAMAAYYVDLERVADLRTVTDPVVKFDIICPPQRTDQLVYELTPKLSGLAVPASGGQGSLDLIQPGLHKGWALRLLGEQLGIAPAEMVAFGDGTNDLEMLQYVHTGVVMGNAPVELQLKGDAITTGNTEDGVLTYIENEILRK
- a CDS encoding DUF2207 domain-containing protein, whose amino-acid sequence is MRRQTMLWWGLLAGLMVGIMTLNWQPIHALADYRISHYDTQVDIQKDGSAEVTQAMTYDFDDDYHGVFNVQDLRGIQGAQFQGVTTQLNGRMTQTVQAAQTGADNTYQLTQTNQQLRVKLYRTVKADDQLRVVYRYRLLGVVTNYQDTAELNWKIIGTGWDEPLRQVRLTIQLPAKSVTALQGWTHGPLSGKTVVNQADGRVLITLAYNPANTFVETHLVFPTSVTPTNQRTSTKKRLAAVQKQEAQLAQAANAKRQRQQRLYWGLYGLAIGVLVVTIGGYSWWFWRHRATPHVRPVPIPHAFDVPAVPPAVAQSLWRTASPNTDALSAEILQAAAAKEIKLTTLPGKRQPQVQLTRLRPITNSFLAHCFDQLAPAETFDLAQLKAFGKRDKKGRLSRWFSQWQQTIDTQVAVYQDAPNYALRHRWLGFATVVTILSVVTTGAGWLISPQVMGLTGLVTAVVTLGSWLVAIVNYRKIIINTDTGLELVNQITGFRQMLKDIGHFNTADIGDLILWEQILPYAAAFGLAKQVAAKLELDFGTPALATGLGGYYPLFFVGDGFDFDLSGTLGASFSSALDASSNASSPSGGSGGFSGGSSGGFGGGSGGGAF
- a CDS encoding ABC-F family ATP-binding cassette domain-containing protein — protein: MLTVNNVSMQFSTRKLYDDVNLKFTPGNCYGVIGANGAGKSTFLKILEGKLQPSSGTVSMGPNERMSSLNQNHFAFDDEEVLATVIRGHEKLYQIMVEKDALYAKADFTDADGLRAAELEGEFAEMDGWNAESEADQMLQDLGIDEAMQHLKMSELTEPQKVKVLLGQALFGNPDVLLLDEPTNGLDVQSISWLENFLADYNKTVIVVSHDRHFLNQVCTHMCDVDFGKITLFMGNYDFWMESSQLASKLQANANAKKADQIKELQEFVARFSANASKSKQATSRKKQLEKITLDDIKPSSRKYPFIKFTPEREIGNDLLKVENVSKTIDGVKILDNISFTLRPNEKTALISRSDVATTTLMQIIGGAMTPDAGTVTWGQTTSRTYLPRDINDEFTNSDLMIIDWLRQYAPKEESDDTFLRGFLGKMLFSGEDVQRKVNVLSGGEKVRGMLSKMMLSRANVLLLDDPTNHLDLESITALNDSLIEFTGALIFTSHDHEFIQTIADHIVEVSAKGVVDRGDTTYDEYLNHEAIQGQVSDLY
- a CDS encoding MazG-like protein translates to MDIEALAQRSHRIRAAYHQLEQQQDGHPWTLEQDALAFLTDAGLVGRQVMNQTNSWPETPASADLASKLAESIWWLVVLADRSGIDIDQALTQFLTDREQHLS
- a CDS encoding CPBP family intramembrane glutamic endopeptidase, with translation MTPYVERSLRRWYLWQLIGLVGAVFVNLFMVGGNSFDVGGMLLIMLVLGAVLPTFETQPLATHWRRFRRFNHYFQTIVQFLSLPLLVANLILMLSKVSFLDQQGLVAVGFALLMVLFVPVAYVVTRPIESVLGRILMLISVIFSGVLSAQMTMLELPGLTAPAVFKLVGNSGILGALGFVVTVGVLMRSWQFNWPTWRLQPRVNWGQLAFIGILAGFFVIWNAYGVGSSWATAFTTFDFHMKSVSWQLFLGGLEPGIAEEWLYRFAVLALLLRAFKARKHQLEWAIFLSSGLFGAWHLTNILSGQALSATLEQMIFAAALGCFLAVSYLYSGSLLVPIVIHALTDILSMMASGSQTMTKPDLFEWETLAFLVLVFGLVTGYLLTGSRRRLMQSQVDNRLHLKA